The proteins below come from a single Aegilops tauschii subsp. strangulata cultivar AL8/78 chromosome 6, Aet v6.0, whole genome shotgun sequence genomic window:
- the LOC109784882 gene encoding F-box protein PP2-B3 yields METASSEIGRLPEKLLVRVISLTSPVAASHAASVSRAFRAAADSDTVWSCFVPRELPRFAKKQISPSTESKKALFRRLSCLPAFIPRKLMHMRLDKATGAKCFMLSAEILQITKYRRYQKCCSCCFLFVSFWS; encoded by the exons ATGGAGACGGCGTCTTCCGAAATCGGGCGCCTGCCGGAGAAGCTACTTGTGCGCGTGATCTCGCTCACGTCGCCTGTGGCCGCCTCCCATGCCGCTTCCGTCTCCCGGGCcttccgcgccgccgccgacagcGACACCGTCTGGTCCTGCTTCGTGCCACGCGAGCTTCCACGGTTCGCCAAGAAGCAGATCTCCCCGTCGACAGAGTCCAAGAAGGCGCTCTTCCGGCGCCTCTCCTGCCTGCCCGCCTTCATCCCTCGCAAGCTCATG CACATGAGGCTCGACAAGGCTACCGGCGCCAAGTGCTTCATGCTTTCGGCCGAGATACTACAGATCACCAAGTACCGGCGCTACCAGAAATGTTGCTCGTGTTGTTTTCTTTTTGTATCTTTTTGGTCATAA
- the LOC109784895 gene encoding F-box protein PP2-B13-like, protein MAQILIMSMFRDRFPHAVAFRKCGKIEISGKIHCKKLSENVTYAAYMVFKLHPAAFCGLDYPFQEASVSVGEGHKSISQVCLQSCVEDEGDGGESPRIHVLESLEWEITLGDDMAIPRRRDDGWMEVELGEFYNEEGCEGEVLVSLTETALTSKRGLILFGIEFRNKIQKPTRSVRVT, encoded by the coding sequence ATGGCACAAATCTTAATTATGTCTATGTTTCGTGATAGATTCCCCCATGCCGTGGCGTTCAGGAAGTGTGGCAAAATAGAAATCAGCGGCAAGATACACTGCAAGAAGCTCTCCGAAAACGTAACGTATGCCGCTTACATGGTGTTTAAGCTACACCCCGCCGCATTCTGTGGGTTGGATTATCCGTTCCAGGAGGCTTCAGTCAGCGTAGGAGAAGGACACAAATCAATCTCGCAAGTTTGCCTGCAAAGTTGTGTGGAGGATGAGGGCGATGGTGGCGAGTCACCTCGTATACATGTCTTGGAATCACTGGAATGGGAAATTACTCTTGGAGATGACATGGCAATCCCTCGGAGGAGAGACGACGGTTGGATGGAGGTGGAGCTAGGTGAGTTCTACAACGAGGAAGGCTGTGAAGGTGAGGTGTTGGTTAGCCTAACGGAGACGGCACTAACCTCCAAGCGTGGTCTTATCTTGTTTGGCATTGAGTTTAGAAATAAGATACAAAAGCCAACAAGGTCGGTGAGAGTTACGTAA